Below is a genomic region from Bacillus mycoides.
CATATCGATGTATCGATACAGTAGTGGTGCCAACAGGAACATAAGTGGCATTATATAAAAAATGATTACACTAATGAGACTGAAAATGCCAATCACAAATTTCTGCATTAACCAAAAGACAGCAGACCAGGTGCGACGATCCGTAAGTCCTAATTTCACCTGAGCCCAGTTTGATGTATCCGTTGTTATACTTCTATCGTAAGAGTCAGTCGAAATATCGGTATAAATTTTCGTCTGTATACGCTCGAATTGGATAAAAGGTGTGGTAGTCTGTAGTACTCGTATAACTAATGGAATCCCAACTACCGTAAATGAAAGGGTGAAACTGAATAGCAAAGCTATTAGGTAAAAACAAAAATAAAACAATCCTGTAACGAAAGTTAGCAATAAAAAATAACCATTCTGGATGAATCTTGATTTCATAAAGTTCATCGCTCCTCTCTGTGTAATAACCGCATCATACTGCTTTTTTTGTCAAATTC
It encodes:
- a CDS encoding sensor domain-containing protein, translated to MKSRFIQNGYFLLLTFVTGLFYFCFYLIALLFSFTLSFTVVGIPLVIRVLQTTTPFIQFERIQTKIYTDISTDSYDRSITTDTSNWAQVKLGLTDRRTWSAVFWLMQKFVIGIFSLISVIIFYIMPLMFLLAPLLYRYIDMNIIFIQIDTFSKSLFVMSMGIVSIAISIRIVDGLTKKFGGYTRSMIRQLNR